One genomic segment of Hordeum vulgare subsp. vulgare chromosome 2H, MorexV3_pseudomolecules_assembly, whole genome shotgun sequence includes these proteins:
- the LOC123428013 gene encoding uncharacterized protein LOC123428013, which yields MAAKTTSCFTFLKEALLLPTLNPKLFTPLLLLFATAAFLDHVVNFVFLQQPLADAVANHVAAANSADSSSAEHASLMEMERPKQDGVRLILIAVSEVVVALAVSFVRRILALFAASTTYSGHRHSLAELLRELVKGEIGLTGPSITIAVVDALDFASAVLAALIPAPALTVTGVLSVQGLAYLIALLASLYFTAVALVGVAASVVDGRCRGVRALRRARRLVTLARGKEGLLLVLVAHLVPTVAAPLYRAALVYAKTSMAVCLCLLAAHAFLSCALQLLSLMAATVYYHHAMRRSKEVIHALRLS from the coding sequence ATGGCTGCCAAAACCACATCATGCTTCACTTTCCTAAAGGAAGCGCTGCTCCTCCCCACGTTGAACCCCAAGCTCTTCACGCCCTTGCTCCTCCTCTTCGCCACCGCCGCCTTCCTTGACCACGTAGTCAACTTCGTGTTCCTCCAGCAGCCTCTCGCCGACGCCGTGGCCAACCATGTCGCCGCGGCCAACAGCGCGGACTCCTCGAGCGCCGAACACGCCAGCCTCATGGAGATGGAGCGGCCAAAGCAAGACGGTGTGAGGCTCATCCTCATCGCCGTCTCCGAGGTGGTCGTCGCCCTGGCGGTCAGCTTCGTCAGGAGGATCCTCGCCCTCTTCGCGGCCTCCACGACCTACTCCGGCCACCGCCACTCGCTGGCAGAGCTCCTGCgcgagctggtcaagggggagATCGGCCTGACGGGCCCTTCCATCAccatcgccgtcgtcgacgcGCTTGACTTCGCGTCGGCGGTCCTGGCCGCGCTGATTCCCGCTCCCGCCCTGACGGTGACGGGGGTGCTCTCCGTCCAGGGTCTCGCCTACCTCATCGCGCTCCTCGCCTCCCTCTACTTCACCGCCGTGGCGTTGGTGGGCGTCGCGGCGTCGGTGGTCGACGGGAGGTGCCGCGGCGTGCGGGCGCTCCGGCGGGCGCGGCGTCTCGTGACGCTGGCGAGGGGGAAGGAGGGCCTCCTGCTGGTGCTCGTGGCGCACCTGGTGCCGACCGTCGCGGCTCCGCTGTACCGGGCTGCTCTTGTGTACGCCAAGACGAGCATGGCGGTGTGCCTGTGCTTGTTGGCTGCGCATGCCTTTCTGTCTTGTGCGCTGCAGCTCCTCTCTTTGATGGCAGCAACGGTGTACTACCACCATGCCATGCGGAGGAGCAAGGAGGTGATCCATGCCTTGCGGTTAAGCTAA